The following proteins are co-located in the Paludibaculum fermentans genome:
- a CDS encoding competence/damage-inducible protein A: MNAEIIAVGSELLTPERSDTNSLWLTAQLNELGVEVTQKSILGDDRDRLSAAIAEALQRVPLLILTGGLGPTEDDITREAVAQALHRRLLFSQEICDEIKARFAGAGRQMADINKRQAFVIEGAEKLSNPNGTAPGLWIDLPGGMLMLLPGPPREMVPMFGDTCRPKLVARLPQMAIRKRFFRVAGMGESDLDALIAPVYKPYLNPVTTILAAEGDVQIHLRARSSTPDEAEALVEELGAKILETLGNRVYSQNGDPLETVVGHMLRDRDATVAVAESCTGGMLGARITDVPGSSAWFLGGFQVYAPEMKARLLGLDQKTLDEHGAVSEVVAKAMADSARDRTGATYALSITGEAGPESQTPGIDPGVVWIGLASPKGVEAKMFRFFSGRNRVRKMAVQTALNLLRFQLS; encoded by the coding sequence ATGAACGCTGAAATCATCGCAGTCGGCAGTGAACTGCTCACCCCCGAGCGCTCGGACACAAACTCGCTCTGGCTCACTGCTCAATTGAACGAACTGGGCGTCGAGGTCACCCAAAAGTCCATCCTGGGGGATGACCGCGACCGGTTGTCGGCAGCCATTGCGGAGGCCCTCCAGCGGGTGCCGCTGCTCATCCTGACCGGCGGACTAGGCCCGACGGAAGACGACATCACGCGCGAGGCTGTCGCCCAGGCACTGCACCGCAGGCTGCTGTTCTCGCAGGAGATCTGCGACGAGATCAAGGCTCGATTCGCCGGCGCCGGACGCCAGATGGCGGACATCAACAAACGCCAGGCGTTCGTGATCGAGGGCGCGGAGAAGCTGAGCAATCCGAACGGCACGGCGCCGGGCCTGTGGATCGACCTGCCGGGCGGCATGCTGATGCTGCTGCCGGGACCTCCGCGCGAGATGGTGCCCATGTTCGGCGACACCTGCCGTCCCAAATTGGTGGCCCGGTTGCCGCAGATGGCCATCCGCAAACGCTTCTTCCGGGTGGCCGGCATGGGCGAGTCCGATCTGGATGCGCTGATTGCACCCGTCTACAAGCCTTACCTGAACCCCGTGACGACGATTCTGGCCGCGGAAGGGGACGTGCAGATCCATTTGCGCGCCCGTAGTTCCACGCCCGACGAAGCGGAGGCGCTGGTGGAAGAATTGGGCGCGAAGATCCTGGAGACGTTGGGCAACCGGGTTTACTCACAGAATGGAGACCCCCTGGAGACCGTCGTCGGGCATATGCTGCGCGACCGCGATGCGACGGTCGCTGTGGCGGAGTCGTGCACGGGCGGCATGTTGGGCGCGCGGATCACGGATGTCCCGGGCTCTTCGGCCTGGTTCCTGGGCGGCTTTCAGGTGTATGCCCCGGAGATGAAGGCGCGGCTGCTGGGCCTGGATCAGAAGACGCTGGACGAGCATGGCGCGGTCAGTGAAGTCGTGGCGAAGGCGATGGCGGACTCGGCGCGGGACCGGACGGGCGCTACTTATGCGCTTTCGATCACCGGCGAAGCGGGACCCGAGTCGCAGACGCCTGGAATCGACCCCGGCGTGGTGTGGATTGGACTGGCCTCCCCGAAAGGGGTGGAGGCGAAGATGTTCCGGTTCTTCAGCGGCCGGAATCGCGTCCGGAAGATGGCCGTGCAAACGGCACTGAATCTACTGCGGTTCCAGTTGTCGTGA
- a CDS encoding SMP-30/gluconolactonase/LRE family protein — MSFKNSAIERPIIESVTPQAAIAGGDFQIRGRSFLAAPRPSVAIGGVAAPLIVGSNSLVIARVPEAAGRGEVIVSNGELDSAPASVAIGKQLADSLHPVANPAVDQDGNVYVTFSGSRGQKTPVAVYRVDTEGVITPFLTDLMNATGLAFDEEGRLLISSRFDGVVYQATRSGEMGVYVEGMGVATGIAFDGKGNLYVGDRSGTIFKISPSRQIYVYATLEASISAYHLAFGAEGYLYVTGPTTSSFDAVHRISPAGEVETFYRGLGRPQGMAFDIDENLYVAGSLEGRKGIVRITPQREASLFVSGPNIVGCAFAPGGDLMVTTTGALYRVPAGIQGRPLP, encoded by the coding sequence ATGTCATTCAAGAACAGCGCCATTGAGCGTCCTATCATCGAGTCGGTCACGCCCCAGGCAGCGATTGCCGGCGGTGACTTTCAAATCCGCGGCAGGTCGTTCCTGGCCGCGCCGCGTCCTTCCGTGGCCATTGGCGGGGTTGCCGCTCCGCTGATCGTGGGATCGAACTCACTTGTGATTGCGCGGGTACCCGAAGCCGCGGGCCGCGGCGAAGTGATCGTCAGCAATGGTGAGTTGGACAGCGCGCCAGCGAGTGTGGCGATTGGGAAACAACTGGCCGACAGCCTGCATCCGGTAGCCAACCCGGCGGTGGACCAGGACGGAAACGTCTATGTCACCTTCAGCGGCTCGCGGGGCCAGAAGACGCCAGTGGCCGTGTACCGGGTGGATACCGAGGGCGTGATCACTCCGTTCCTCACAGACCTGATGAATGCCACCGGCCTGGCTTTTGACGAGGAGGGCCGGCTGCTGATCTCGTCGCGTTTTGATGGCGTGGTCTATCAGGCCACCCGCAGCGGTGAGATGGGTGTCTACGTCGAAGGCATGGGTGTGGCCACGGGTATCGCCTTTGACGGCAAGGGCAACCTGTATGTGGGTGACCGCTCGGGCACGATTTTCAAGATCAGCCCGTCGCGCCAGATCTACGTCTACGCCACACTGGAAGCTTCGATTTCGGCCTACCACCTGGCCTTCGGCGCCGAAGGCTATCTCTACGTCACCGGTCCGACGACTTCCAGCTTCGACGCCGTGCATCGCATTTCCCCCGCGGGCGAGGTCGAGACGTTTTATCGCGGTTTGGGCCGCCCGCAGGGCATGGCTTTCGACATCGACGAGAATCTGTACGTCGCGGGGTCGCTGGAGGGGCGGAAGGGCATTGTCCGTATCACCCCGCAGCGCGAGGCATCACTGTTTGTCTCGGGGCCGAACATCGTTGGCTGCGCGTTCGCGCCGGGCGGCGACCTAATGGTCACCACGACGGGTGCACTGTACCGCGTACCCGCCGGCATTCAGGGCCGGCCGCTGCCTTAA
- a CDS encoding phosphatidylglycerophosphatase A family protein, producing the protein MNKVALAIATWFGCGFWPKGPGTAGSIGALLVAWPLIAWLPVQPWHFALLAVALTPLGIWASTRTAEIRQLKDPQIVVVDEVLGQWITLAGASTLDLAHVAAALLLFRLFDITKPWPVRKLESLPAGTGIVADDLAAGVYGAAVLVVLRFVVQF; encoded by the coding sequence ATGAATAAGGTGGCGCTGGCCATCGCCACGTGGTTTGGCTGTGGATTCTGGCCGAAGGGTCCGGGCACGGCGGGTTCGATTGGGGCGCTGCTGGTGGCCTGGCCGCTGATTGCCTGGCTGCCCGTGCAGCCCTGGCACTTCGCGCTTCTCGCCGTGGCGCTGACACCGCTGGGCATCTGGGCGTCTACACGGACAGCGGAGATCCGGCAACTGAAGGACCCGCAGATCGTGGTGGTGGACGAGGTCCTGGGGCAGTGGATTACCCTGGCCGGAGCGTCCACCCTGGACTTGGCCCATGTTGCGGCGGCCCTGCTGCTGTTCCGGTTGTTCGACATTACCAAACCATGGCCGGTGCGCAAACTGGAGTCGCTGCCGGCGGGCACCGGGATCGTAGCGGATGACCTGGCCGCCGGAGTCTACGGAGCGGCAGTGCTTGTGGTGCTTCGATTCGTGGTTCAATTCTAG
- a CDS encoding DNA gyrase inhibitor YacG, which produces MKCPICKKEVKLGDPEMPFCSERCRLIDLGMWSAEEYRIPGPSAESTQKPEDEEDE; this is translated from the coding sequence ATGAAGTGTCCAATCTGCAAGAAAGAAGTGAAGCTGGGCGACCCGGAGATGCCCTTCTGCAGCGAGCGCTGCCGGTTGATTGACCTGGGCATGTGGTCGGCCGAAGAGTACAGGATTCCTGGTCCGTCGGCGGAGAGCACGCAGAAGCCAGAAGACGAAGAAGATGAATAA
- a CDS encoding sigma-70 family RNA polymerase sigma factor, translated as MQGPERDPDPGEITQRLQAWRAGVPGAQDALLPQIYNELKQIAGGYMRRERAGHTLQPTALVNEAWMRLAGANHPDWENRRHFYCIAARLMRQVLVEHARRHLTAKRGQGLKPVPLTEAANYSLENAEQFVALNDALDALGRLDERKTQVVELRYFGGLSMEETAAELDISINTVSRDLRFAEAWLQHELNGRQRQA; from the coding sequence ATGCAGGGTCCTGAGCGCGACCCGGATCCCGGCGAAATCACCCAACGGCTGCAGGCCTGGCGGGCCGGCGTGCCCGGAGCACAGGACGCGCTGCTGCCGCAGATCTACAACGAACTGAAGCAAATTGCGGGCGGCTACATGCGGCGTGAGCGGGCCGGGCATACGCTGCAGCCCACCGCCCTGGTGAACGAAGCCTGGATGCGTCTGGCCGGCGCCAACCATCCGGATTGGGAGAACCGGCGCCACTTCTACTGCATCGCCGCTCGGCTGATGCGGCAGGTTCTGGTGGAACACGCCCGCCGGCACCTGACGGCCAAGCGGGGCCAGGGGCTCAAGCCGGTTCCTTTGACGGAGGCGGCCAATTACTCACTGGAGAATGCTGAGCAGTTCGTGGCCCTAAACGATGCCCTGGACGCGCTGGGCCGTTTGGACGAGAGAAAGACGCAGGTGGTGGAGTTGCGCTATTTCGGCGGCTTGAGCATGGAAGAGACCGCGGCGGAGCTGGATATTTCGATCAATACGGTCAGCCGGGACTTGCGGTTTGCTGAGGCCTGGCTGCAGCACGAACTGAACGGGCGGCAGCGGCAGGCTTAG
- the rimO gene encoding 30S ribosomal protein S12 methylthiotransferase RimO, protein MKIGFVSLGCPKNLVDTEVMMGQLNARGHELTSSPEDADAIVVNTCSFIGPAKQESVDTILEMAEFKKTGRAKRLIVAGCLVERYGSDIRQEIPDVDAVLGTNELDAIVALCEGGEKQANPFEPYLYHDLTPRILATPRHYAYIKINEGCDHPCTFCVIPQFRGSFRSRRFESVIVEAQRLFAQGVREINLIGQDTTAYGDDLGIKDGLALLLGRLAEIETPHQKWVRFLYCYPNRITNKLLDTIAEHESLVKYIDMPLQHAAPGVLKNMKRGASGEIFLKTLEKIRKRIPGVSIRTSMIVGFPGETEKDFEELCQFVEEARFDRLGVFTYSDEETSKSYHLDGKVDARSIYNRKRKLMSLQRKISRKLNRGLVGQELPVLIEGRSEESELLWQARLANQAPDIDGVCYLSDVGDVEPRPGQFRMMRVTQAHDYDLVGDLIDEPPNEPAPVLNPFPIISTNAGHQHQHQ, encoded by the coding sequence TTGAAAATCGGATTTGTCAGCCTGGGTTGTCCCAAGAATCTTGTGGACACCGAAGTCATGATGGGCCAGTTGAACGCCCGCGGCCACGAGCTCACCAGCTCGCCCGAGGACGCCGACGCCATCGTTGTGAATACGTGCTCGTTTATCGGACCGGCCAAACAGGAATCGGTGGATACCATCCTGGAAATGGCCGAGTTCAAGAAGACCGGAAGGGCCAAGCGGCTGATCGTGGCGGGCTGCCTGGTGGAGCGCTACGGCTCCGACATCCGCCAGGAGATTCCTGACGTGGATGCGGTGCTGGGCACCAATGAGCTGGACGCCATCGTTGCGCTGTGCGAAGGCGGCGAAAAACAGGCGAATCCGTTCGAGCCCTACCTCTACCACGATCTGACGCCGCGCATCCTGGCCACGCCGCGCCACTACGCCTATATCAAGATCAACGAGGGCTGCGACCATCCGTGCACGTTCTGCGTGATCCCGCAGTTCCGCGGGTCGTTCCGCAGCCGGCGGTTTGAGTCGGTGATCGTCGAGGCGCAGCGGCTGTTCGCGCAAGGCGTGCGGGAGATCAACCTGATCGGCCAGGACACGACCGCCTACGGCGACGACCTTGGTATCAAGGACGGCCTGGCGTTGCTGCTGGGACGCCTGGCGGAGATCGAAACGCCGCACCAGAAGTGGGTTCGTTTCCTCTATTGCTACCCGAACCGCATCACCAACAAGCTGCTGGATACGATTGCGGAGCACGAGTCGCTGGTGAAGTACATCGACATGCCGCTGCAGCACGCGGCGCCCGGCGTCCTGAAGAATATGAAGCGCGGGGCTTCCGGTGAGATCTTCCTCAAGACGCTCGAGAAGATCCGCAAGCGGATTCCCGGCGTGTCGATCCGGACCTCGATGATCGTCGGCTTTCCGGGTGAAACGGAGAAGGACTTCGAGGAGCTGTGCCAGTTTGTGGAAGAGGCGCGGTTCGACCGGCTGGGCGTCTTTACCTACTCCGATGAAGAGACCAGCAAGAGCTACCACCTGGACGGCAAGGTGGACGCGCGCTCGATCTATAACCGCAAGCGCAAGCTGATGTCGCTGCAGCGCAAGATCTCACGGAAGCTCAACCGCGGCCTGGTGGGCCAGGAACTGCCGGTGCTGATTGAAGGCCGGTCAGAAGAGAGCGAACTGCTGTGGCAGGCGCGGCTGGCGAATCAGGCGCCGGATATCGACGGGGTTTGCTACCTGAGCGATGTGGGCGATGTGGAGCCGCGGCCGGGTCAATTCCGGATGATGCGGGTCACACAGGCTCACGATTACGACCTGGTGGGCGACCTGATCGACGAGCCGCCGAACGAGCCGGCACCCGTATTGAATCCGTTCCCCATCATTTCCACCAACGCGGGCCATCAGCATCAGCACCAATAA
- a CDS encoding mannonate dehydratase → MKLGLGLYRHMLTADNFRFAKQAGATHIVAHWVDYFSQGPRIPETDSDTCWGVSDNRGKLWTYEELSELKRSVNAEGLELAAIENFDPSHWYDILLDGPKKPQQLEDIKTIIRNMGKAGIPVMGYNFSIAGVWGHVEGPYARGGAPSVGFLGPDGPAERPIPNGQVWNMIYDPDAAPGTVGTVTTEQLWGRLEDFLRAVVPVAEEAGVRLAAHPDDPPMPSIRGTARLVNQPQLYQKLLDIVPSYNNALEFCQGTIAEMTDGDLYEAIDQYSAQGKIAYVHMRNVRGKVPKYHEVFIDEGDVDVARCLRIYKKNGFDGVIIADHTPQMNCAAPWHAGMAFAMGYIKGVMRMVEAE, encoded by the coding sequence ATGAAACTCGGACTCGGGCTCTATCGGCACATGCTCACCGCGGACAATTTCCGGTTCGCGAAACAGGCTGGGGCGACGCACATTGTGGCGCACTGGGTGGACTATTTCAGCCAGGGTCCGAGGATCCCGGAAACCGACAGCGACACGTGCTGGGGCGTCAGCGACAATCGCGGTAAGTTGTGGACGTATGAGGAATTATCCGAACTGAAGCGGTCGGTCAACGCCGAGGGGCTGGAACTGGCGGCGATCGAGAACTTCGACCCGTCGCACTGGTATGACATTCTGCTCGACGGTCCGAAGAAGCCGCAGCAACTCGAAGACATCAAGACAATCATCCGCAACATGGGCAAGGCCGGCATTCCGGTGATGGGCTACAACTTCAGCATTGCTGGAGTGTGGGGCCATGTGGAAGGTCCCTACGCGCGCGGCGGAGCGCCGTCGGTGGGCTTCCTGGGGCCGGACGGTCCGGCGGAACGACCCATCCCGAACGGCCAAGTCTGGAACATGATCTATGATCCGGACGCGGCTCCGGGTACTGTGGGGACGGTCACCACGGAGCAGCTTTGGGGACGGTTGGAAGACTTCCTCAGGGCGGTAGTGCCGGTAGCCGAGGAAGCAGGCGTACGCCTGGCCGCGCATCCGGACGACCCGCCGATGCCGTCGATCCGGGGTACGGCACGGCTGGTGAACCAGCCTCAGCTTTACCAGAAGCTCCTGGATATCGTGCCGAGCTATAACAACGCGCTGGAATTCTGCCAGGGGACGATTGCCGAGATGACGGACGGGGATCTCTACGAGGCCATCGACCAGTACAGCGCCCAGGGCAAGATCGCCTACGTCCACATGCGCAACGTGCGCGGCAAGGTGCCGAAGTACCACGAAGTCTTTATCGATGAAGGGGATGTGGACGTCGCTCGATGCCTGCGGATCTACAAAAAGAACGGCTTCGACGGGGTGATCATTGCCGATCACACGCCGCAGATGAACTGCGCGGCGCCCTGGCACGCCGGAATGGCCTTCGCCATGGGCTACATCAAAGGCGTCATGCGGATGGTGGAAGCCGAGTGA
- a CDS encoding DUF192 domain-containing protein: protein MKIRVHNRTKDTLVADAADVANTSETRKEGLLKRTGLTPGEGLWITPCEAVHCFFMKFTIDIVFLNKAKQVVKVSPSVKPWRVAGSLRAHSVLELPEGQIQATGTARGDQLEFEKLPA, encoded by the coding sequence ATGAAGATCCGAGTCCACAACCGAACCAAAGACACGCTGGTGGCCGACGCCGCCGACGTGGCCAACACGAGCGAAACCCGGAAGGAAGGGCTCCTGAAGCGGACGGGCCTCACCCCCGGCGAAGGTCTCTGGATCACACCCTGCGAGGCGGTTCACTGTTTCTTCATGAAGTTCACCATCGACATCGTCTTCCTGAACAAGGCGAAGCAGGTGGTGAAGGTGAGTCCCTCCGTCAAGCCCTGGCGCGTTGCCGGCTCCCTCCGCGCCCATTCAGTGCTGGAATTGCCCGAAGGCCAGATCCAGGCTACGGGTACGGCCAGGGGCGATCAGCTGGAGTTCGAGAAACTGCCGGCCTGA